From the genome of Aerococcus sanguinicola:
TTAATATCCATGCTGAGGATAAGGCTGAGATTGAAGAAGTCCTCAAACAAGAAATTCTCAAGGAACTTGACCAATTAGCTGACGACCAAGTGGTAATGCTTAAGCTAACCCTACCAAGCGTCGATAACGCTTACAAAGAATTAGTTGACCATCCACAAGTCCTAAGCGTGGTTGCCCTATCTGGCGGCTACTCGATTGATGAAGCCAATGATAAGCTACGCCGCAATGAAGGCGTGATTGCTAGCTTCTCCCGTGCTCTAACCAATGCTTTACGGGCTAGCCAATCTGATGAAGACTTCCACAATGAACTCAAGACAGCTATCGATACGATCTATGATGCTTCGGTGAATAAAGAAGTATAATTTAAGACAAAAAGACAGCTCAAGGATTTACCTTGAGCTGTTTTTTTGTCTTATACTAGTATTTCTTCCAAACTCGTGGTGTTAGGCTTAGGAGGATGGGATAGATTTCCAAGCGCCCCATCAGCATGGTTAGGCACATAATGAACTTCGCGAAAGGGGCTAATTCGGCATAGTCTTCACTAGGGCCTAGCAGGTCTAGGCCATAACCAATATTGTTCAGCGTGGCGATAACCGCATTGAAGGCTCCGCTGAAGCTCTGGGTGTAATGGCTCAGGATAAAGAGTACCAGGCAGAAAACAGCTAGATAAGTCATCAGATAAAAGGCAATCGAGCGCTGGATATCATGGGTTACCCTTTTTCCGTCAAACTTGATGGGCTGGACCCGGCTAGGTGCTAGGACCCGGCGGATCTCTTGGCGGATGGACTTGAAGAAGATCGCAATCCGGACGATTTTCAAGCCTGAAGTGGTCGAGCCGGACATGGCTCCTGTAAACATGAGGAAGAGCAGGACAATATCTGTCGTGACCGGCCAATTAGCGATGGAGACATTGGTGTAGGCAGTAGTCGAGTTAACCGATACTACGTTGAAGAAGGCGTCTTTTAAGGCTTGGAAGGGGCTCTGGTAGAGGCCGTTAATATTGAGGAAGATAATTAAGCTGGCCAAGGCAATGATGGCCACATACCAGCGCAATTCTTCACTGTGGAGGACCTGCCGCCACTTGCCGATATAGAGCAAGTAAAAAAAGTTAAAGCTCATCCCGAAGATGAACATGGCAATGGCCATAACGAGGTCCACATAGTCGCTATTGTAGTGGGCAATGGAATTGCTGTAAATGTTAAAGCCCCCTGTCCCCGAGGCCCCCATGGCTAAGAGGGCTGCTTCAAACCAGGGAACCTTTCCCAAGCGGAGGAGAACCATGACGACTAGGGTCATGACCAAATAAATGCTGTAGAGAATATTGATGGAGCTGGAGACCCGGGACTCTACCTTACCAAAGACCGGACCAGGTAGTTCGGCCCGCATGACATAGACCCCCCTGGCCCCGAAATTCGGTAGAATGTATAGGATAAAAACCAACATACCCATCCCACCAATTAAGAGCGTAAAGCTCCGCCAGAACATGAGGGCTTCAGGCAGGATATGGAGGCTGGAGCTGAGAACAGAGGCGCCCGTCGTGGTAAAGCCACTGACCGATTCAAAGAAGGCATCGATAAAGTCCCCTACTGACTGGCTCAAATAAAAGGGCAAGGCCCCAAAAAAAGAATAGAGCAACCAGATAATACTAACCAGGGCAAAGCCTTCGCGCTGGTAGAAGATATCCGAATCGGGCTGGCGGTAGGACAAGGCTAAACCAAGGAGTTCGCAGAGGGCAATGGTGATGACAAAGGCCCAGATGACCCGGGCGGGATTGCCGTAATAGAGTCCCACCAGGATAGATGGAAGCATCAAGAGACCTAGGATCATCAGCAGACGACCGATGATAAAACGAAGAAAGGACGTATTCATGGCTAGGCTCGCTCACCCCTCTCTAAGATATCATCCAGGCTAAAGACATCCCGGCAGGAGGTAAAAATCAAGACATCATCCCCTGCCTGGAGCTGGTCGTCGCCGGATGGAATATGGAGTCGGTCCTGGCGCACGATCATCCCTAGGAGCACATGGTCTTTGATGGCCAGGTCTTTAATTGGCGCTTGGGTCACCCGGTCCTGGGCGCTGACTTGAAATTCCATAGCTTCCGCTATTTCCTTATCCACTGCCAATCGGGCATAGCCTAAGAGCGCACTGTTATTCTCTGGAATAGCCCGTACATGGCGGATAATGGCATCTGAAACTGATATCCGGGGCGAGACAATGACATCCAGGTTTTCTGCATTCAGGAGCCGGACAAGCTTGGGTCGGTTAACCTTGGTAATGTTTTTCTTAACGCCTTCTTCATGGGCGAAAAGGGATAGCATCAAGTTTTCTTCGTCGGAATCGGTCATGGAAATGACAATATCATGACGGTCGATCCGGTGCTCCCTTAAGAAACGTTGGTCCGTTCCGTCGCCTAAAATAATCTCAGCCTGGTCAATTTCATCAGCTAGGAGTTCGGCTCGCTTGAGGTCTTTTTCGATTAATTTGACATGGATACCGCGCTTGTCCAGCAAGGGCACCAGGTAGCGGTTGATCCGGCTTCCCCCTATAATCATTACCGACCGGTAGTTGGCCCGCTGCTTGTGGCCTGCGATATAGGCAGACTGGCTCAAGACTTCATTGGTTGCGATAATATGGATCTGGTCATCCTGGCGCAGGTAATCATCCCCGTGCGGAATAAAGACATGGTCCCCTCTCTCGACCAGGCAGATCACAATATCGCTTAATTTTTGCCGGACCTGGGCTACACTCCAATTGAGGATAGGACTGTAGGCGGTCAGGCGAATCTGGAGGAGCTTGATCCGGTCATGGTAAAATTTTTCGACATGAATAGCAGCAGGATAGTCCAGGACCGTGACAATTTCCTTAGCGGCTTCTTTGTCCTGGTTGATGACATAGTTAATGCCCAGGTGCTCGCGGATGAAGTCTTCATTGGCCGTATATTCCCCCGAGCGTGAGCGGACAATCCGGTAGCGGGCGCCAATTTTTTCAGCTAGGATGGCTGAGATAATATTCACTTCATCCAAGTTGGTGACGCTGATAAAGACGTCACAGCGGTCCACATTGGCTTCCAACAAGGTATCTAAGTTGGTTGCTGTCCCGCAGATACCTTGGATATCTAGAACTTCAATCAACTTGTCGATGACTTGCTGGGACTGGTCGATTAAGGTGATCTCGTGCCCTTCCTTATTGAGAAGATAGCATAATTCTTGGCCGAGTTCGCCCCCTCCAACCACCACAATTTCCATTTTTTTCATTACACAACCCCTATTTAAAACGAGGCTGGAGCTTTTTGTCCCAGCCTCGTTTTAATTCATGCAAACGCTCCTCTAAGCTTCTTCGAAAGCTTCAGTTAAAGGAGGTACAATTTGTTTTTTCCGAGATACTAAGCCTGGTAAGGCGATTTGAGAGTCAACGATCTCACCAGCAAAGGCTTTTTCAAAGTGTTCGACAAGGTCGACATTAGCAACTAGTAAGCCTTCTGAATCATTGGTTAAGATATTGGTAACCACGAGGAAGAAAGCGTCATAGCCCTTTTCTGCGGTTTCTTTTTGCATGACTTGGAGCATGTCGTCTTTACGCTTGAGGACGTCATTGACATCTACCACGTTGACTTGGCCGATGCGAACGGAGTGACCGTTCATTTCGAAGGACTTAGCGTCGCCATCTGCGATTTCCAAGGCAGATTTTTCAGAAACGTCGGCCCCTGCCCGCAGCATGTCGAGACCATAAGCTTCAAGGTCGATTCCAGCAATTTCAGCGAGCTTGCTGGCTAATTTACGGTCTTCTTCGGTACAAGTTGGTGATTTCAAGAGCAAGGTATCAGAAATCAGACCAGAAAGCATTAAACCTGCGATTTCCTTAGTCACTTCAACGCCATGGACTTGGTAGAGGCCATAAATGACCGTCTGGGTACAGCCTACGGGGCGAGCGGTATAGGCCAAAGGTGAAGCCGTCTCGAAATTAGCAATCCGGTGGTGGTCCACTACAGAATGGATGTCAACCTCACGGATATCTTCAGCAGATTGTTGGAATTCGTTGTGGTCCACTAAGGCCACGCGATCTGTTTCTGCAGCTACTTTCTTAAGCACACGTGGGGCTTGGACAGAGAAATGCTCTAAAGCAAACTGGGTCTCTGGGTTTAAGTCGCCAAGAGCGATGGCTTCAGCCTCCTCACCCAATTGATTTAATAAATGACTGTAAGTGATAGCAGATGTAATGGCATCTGTGTCTGGATTTTGGTGTCCAAAAACAAGAATTTTACTCACAAAATCTCCTCTTTTCTAAAAAACTTCTGCCTCTATTTTATCATAAAAGCCGGCTTTAGGCTTAGAATTCTTCATAAA
Proteins encoded in this window:
- a CDS encoding TrkH family potassium uptake protein, which gives rise to MNTSFLRFIIGRLLMILGLLMLPSILVGLYYGNPARVIWAFVITIALCELLGLALSYRQPDSDIFYQREGFALVSIIWLLYSFFGALPFYLSQSVGDFIDAFFESVSGFTTTGASVLSSSLHILPEALMFWRSFTLLIGGMGMLVFILYILPNFGARGVYVMRAELPGPVFGKVESRVSSSINILYSIYLVMTLVVMVLLRLGKVPWFEAALLAMGASGTGGFNIYSNSIAHYNSDYVDLVMAIAMFIFGMSFNFFYLLYIGKWRQVLHSEELRWYVAIIALASLIIFLNINGLYQSPFQALKDAFFNVVSVNSTTAYTNVSIANWPVTTDIVLLFLMFTGAMSGSTTSGLKIVRIAIFFKSIRQEIRRVLAPSRVQPIKFDGKRVTHDIQRSIAFYLMTYLAVFCLVLFILSHYTQSFSGAFNAVIATLNNIGYGLDLLGPSEDYAELAPFAKFIMCLTMLMGRLEIYPILLSLTPRVWKKY
- the trkA gene encoding Trk system potassium transporter TrkA translates to MKKMEIVVVGGGELGQELCYLLNKEGHEITLIDQSQQVIDKLIEVLDIQGICGTATNLDTLLEANVDRCDVFISVTNLDEVNIISAILAEKIGARYRIVRSRSGEYTANEDFIREHLGINYVINQDKEAAKEIVTVLDYPAAIHVEKFYHDRIKLLQIRLTAYSPILNWSVAQVRQKLSDIVICLVERGDHVFIPHGDDYLRQDDQIHIIATNEVLSQSAYIAGHKQRANYRSVMIIGGSRINRYLVPLLDKRGIHVKLIEKDLKRAELLADEIDQAEIILGDGTDQRFLREHRIDRHDIVISMTDSDEENLMLSLFAHEEGVKKNITKVNRPKLVRLLNAENLDVIVSPRISVSDAIIRHVRAIPENNSALLGYARLAVDKEIAEAMEFQVSAQDRVTQAPIKDLAIKDHVLLGMIVRQDRLHIPSGDDQLQAGDDVLIFTSCRDVFSLDDILERGERA
- a CDS encoding manganese-dependent inorganic pyrophosphatase, coding for MSKILVFGHQNPDTDAITSAITYSHLLNQLGEEAEAIALGDLNPETQFALEHFSVQAPRVLKKVAAETDRVALVDHNEFQQSAEDIREVDIHSVVDHHRIANFETASPLAYTARPVGCTQTVIYGLYQVHGVEVTKEIAGLMLSGLISDTLLLKSPTCTEEDRKLASKLAEIAGIDLEAYGLDMLRAGADVSEKSALEIADGDAKSFEMNGHSVRIGQVNVVDVNDVLKRKDDMLQVMQKETAEKGYDAFFLVVTNILTNDSEGLLVANVDLVEHFEKAFAGEIVDSQIALPGLVSRKKQIVPPLTEAFEEA